Within Xanthomonas theicola, the genomic segment AAGCTGGCAGAGGCCGTCGCCAAACTGGGAACTTGACCCGCTCCGCCCGATGCGTACAATTTTCTGTACACATCGGAGAGTCCCATGGACACCATCACCTACACCGCCGCTCGCGCCTCGCTGGCGGACACGATGGACCGCGTGATCAACGACCATGAGCCGGTCATCATCACCCGTAACAGTCAGCAATCGGTCGTCATGTTGTCCCTGGAGGACTACAAGGC encodes:
- a CDS encoding type II toxin-antitoxin system Phd/YefM family antitoxin; translation: MDTITYTAARASLADTMDRVINDHEPVIITRNSQQSVVMLSLEDYKAMEETAYLLRSPKNAQRLLRSIAQLEAGNGQVREPAE